In Setaria viridis chromosome 5, Setaria_viridis_v4.0, whole genome shotgun sequence, the genomic stretch tgtgaggcatgtgattgtaTATGGTCAAATAAAATGAAACTCTATAACCCctaatgcaagtttcaataagTTTCATAGTCTTGAAAACAGTgcatacacagtttcatcctaaTAAAACTCTTTCCCTCGCTCACTTCATAATTACTataccatgtcatcacatatgctgatgtgtcaccgtatttaatatgcatgaaacctctatgaaattttcattgggattagccttaggtatctttttttttgtgcctAAAACGCGCGGTCCACTCAAGGGATCACTTATGGTGGTAACCTTTTTCCATGGGAGGTATTTGTTTTTGCGCATGAACAACTTGACGATTTCTACTTGAGTTCAATCATAGGGGGTGGCTAAACAGCTATATAAACAGGTTACTACTCACCTGCAAAAATCAATTTTGTAGTTTATGAATACATGATAATAAGAGTAGAAAAGTATGGTTCTTTATGGTGAAACTTGCCTACCCAGGTTTGAGTCCTCAACTCGACATGGGTGTTAGTATTTTTCAGGATTTATTCCAAGATTTAAACGGCACTACTCTTTCATAGTAGATGACATGCCTGTCGACAGTGTTGCACCAGTGGTGACTTTATCAATCTCAAGTTTACCGGGCCAATCTCTCGATCAGGTGTGCTCATAGAGGTAGGATTGTGTGCATGTATTTATAGGAGTGAGTGTGCATGCATGTTTGTGAGTGTCCGCATCTGTGCTATGTTTCAAAGAAAAAGTAGAAAAGTATGTGAAATAATGGGTGGATGGACTgagaatataaaaaaatagtgaaAATGTAAAGTAGCATGCATGGGGCTTATGGTCCACATCTATCCATAGACATAAAGTGTTCAAGATTTACTCTATTATTGGTTTATTACATGATGTAAAAAGATAAATGAAGATAATGACATTCGAAAAGTATTGGATGCCCACGGGTATAGTACGTGGCAAATCCAGACTAACAAATTACTAGTGACACCTTCATCATAATACGGTCGGTAACTAGTGTCATGTTTTCCCGACCGAAGGAAAACGAGTTTTGAAAGTTTTCGCCTAAAACATACACACCTTACGTATATTGATGGGAGCATTAGCTAGGTCTAGCATGTCAGCTTGCTTGCGGCTGGTGAACGTTCCCGATCTGTGTACACACATGCAGCATTGCGAGCCGCACATGCATAACTCTCTTAATATGCATATCATATCCAAGGCTGAAGCATGCATGGAGCCCACAGCACACACATACATCTCCTTTACTCTATGGCAGTAGCTCGCTGTACGCCGGCTATATATGTGGCTCCACCGTTAGTTGAGCTAGCTTAGCTCGGccacttgttcttcttccttcttctccaactTTCCTGGGAGCTGCGTCTACGTCCATGTGTTCCGATCCCATATGTTCATACATGTATGTCGCAACTCATGtgttaattatatatatatatatatatatatatatatatccctGGTCCATTCTGATGAACAACTAGCCTGCTTCTGCATGCATGTCCCTTCAGTTTGCTGGCCCTTAATTTTCAGACCGGCCGGGTGGCCACTTTCGCCTCTCCTTAGTTCTTATACATCTCAGTCGTGCTGATCTGGCACAGATTTAAAGGGAGAAACTGAGATTATTGAGAGGGTTTGGGAAGGAGGGATCTATGGAGATGGGCGCGAAGAAGAGCAGGAGCAGCGATACTGCAACGGCAGGTAGAAGAAGCAGCACGAGCAACAGCAGCGGCGCTtcggcggtggcgaggaaggagatcgagaggaggaggaggcagcacaTGAAGAGCCTCTGCGTCAAGCTCGCCTCCCTCATCCCCAGAGAACACTTCCCCAGAGTAAGTGTGTGTGGCTGTGGTGACTTTGTTCTGACGCTGAATTTTTCTATTCATCGGTGTTTTACTACGTTCATATTGAAGTGTAACGAGTAGTGTTGGTGGTTATTACGACAATTGTTGTTGTTACACATCAGTCCTCCCTCTCGCCAcatgaaatattattgttgaaAGCTATTGGCTTCTGAGCGGACATTTTTGTAATTTTCTTCGAGAATATTGCTGTCGTCAACAAGTCAACAACAATGCTTCGCTCTTGGAACCGACAAATTTGTTTTACATACATGCATGTCATGTTGCACTAGTTTTTTCTTTCTATTAGGTTGAGATTTTGGTCGGTAAAAAAATCAATTCAGATAGATAGAACTAATAATTGTGTGCATGTATAATATAAGTACAGGATGCTATGACCCAGGTGGGTAGCTTGAATGAAGCAGCGGCGTACATCAAGAAGCTCAAGGAAAGGGTAGACGAGCTGCAGCAGAAGAGGAGCTCTGCACAGCTCATGGCCGCTGCcatgagaggaggaggaggaggtagcgCCGCCTCAACATCGGCGGCGACGGTGatgagcggcggtggcggtgcgagGTCGGAGGAAGCCGCCGAGGAGGCGCCAGTGGTGGAGGTTCTGCACCGCCATGACGACGGGTCGAGCCTGGACGTGGTGCTCGTCAGCGGCGTGGAGCGGTCATTCAAGCTGCACGAGGTGGTCACCGtgctggaggaagaaggcgccGAGATCATCAACGCTAACCTCTCCGTCGCCGACCGCAAAGTCTTCCACACCATCCACTGCCGGGTACGCGACAATTCTCTAATGAGTATTCAATCTATGCATACTTTAATTTGGTATATCAGATAGGACAGAGGTCTCTCGACTCTTGCAGATGCACATCGTTGTGATTAGTTTATAGCTTCCAACGTATAGTAGGTAATCAACTTTTTCAGGAACAGTTAATTAGTAGTGGACGCTTCCAGTTCCGGTGCCTGTTGGAAAGCCTAAAGGCGCCACTAGTATATTCATAAAGTTTTCAGGCAACTACTCCTCCGTCGCTTCAGTTAATGTGTCTTTTTGCTTCCATCAGGATAGTTGTATGACAACAGTTACTATATTTTATAAGGTTCAACAATACTAAATTCGCATTAGTGCTTAATAATACTATAATATGTAAATAATGTATTGACAAAATAATTATTCAAAGGTTTATTTTAATAAAACGAAATATGGAAGGAGCTGTAGTACAATGATCATGCAGAGTATTGGTGCTGCAAACATTGCCCTAAAAAAGTTAACATGAACCTGAGCCTTTGCAGAGGGTATTTCCTCTAGGAAAGGGGGTATCGGAAAACACATGAGATAGACCCGCCAATTATATGTGCACCATTCGTTGTTCTTGTCATTACTAACGACATCTTTTCCCTAGCATTTTAGTATTTTAGAGGTGACCACGATTCTTCCAGAAGGCTTTACTTTTCTGATCAGCTCATTGCGAAAATTTTGATCCACACATCCGTTCTTGCCATTTCCTGcctcttcaattttttttagcgAAACACATCATAAGATTTGATAAATAGGGAGCACCCATGATTTAATTAATTACTTTCTCTTTCTGTTGATTTGTGCATCCCTTTTTTTCTTCCaaagaatttttttctttactAAAATTATTCAAAAGTTGCCAGCCACCTgtaaatcaaaataaatgcagtTTACATAAGCACATAATATTTGATAATAGGGTTTCTGAAGTGTCGATAAATAATCACGCGTGTGCAAGATGGATGTTTTCTCCTTTTTGCAGTAAGTAAAAACTGTGGTGCTATATCTGCTGCTAGAAGCTTGCATGCATGCCTGCCGTCTGATATACATTTATAACTCACTTCATCCTTCATTTGTGTAACTGCATGCAGGCCTTTAGCCCAAGAATCGGCATAGAGGTTTCAAGAGTTTCTGAAAGACTAAGAGCATTGATATGATATGGATTACATATTGCAAAAGTAGAAAACCAACGGAGCTCTGTATCTATTACCGAACATTTTTCCATATCTACTTCCtacatcccaaattgtaagtcatttcaagaatcttggagagtcaaagtttgaccaaatttatatgataacataataatatttatgatgtcaactaagtatcattagattcttcatcaattatatttttatagtatacctatttgatgtcataaatctttataattttctctataattttgatcagacttgagatgctttgactctccaagattcttggaacgacttataatttggaatggagggagtatgtcccAACACGATGTACAAAAATAAATATTGTCTAATAGTTCACCAGGCAATTTTCAAAAGTTTGTTGGTTGTTTTAGCCACAAAAAATTACAAGCTTGTTTGCTCCAGTTTTCTAGTAAACGAATATTTCgattgtgaaaggaaaaggaaatacttacttgattttttaaaagaaagagGAGAAAAAACAAACGCAGCCGTCGGTTCAATCATGACCAACTGAAAAGATCTGCGACTTGTGTCCTACATACGCTTCCATAattatttcttatttttttgtgAAGATTTTTTTCTTATATTTGGTTCCATCACCCATGCATGTAATTTAATTTCGTCGACAGTTTACCTATATTTTGTCCATTTTAACTGGATTCTTGAAATGTGTTACCAGACATCAGTGCAATAATACTCTGGTCAAGGAGCTATTAGCTGAGTACTTCATTTCAGCTGAGTAAAttagggtcgggtgaggcacGGTACTTGCGCCTAGCGATATGCATGGCTCACCCTTCAAATGATAGAGCTTGGCTTTTACAGTCTGGCAGCGCACTCTCGTTTGCCTCTAAAGTGACAGTGACAGTACTCAGCCAACGAGATGATTCATGGCGCGCCACCTGGCCTGTAGGATCAGATCTCCTAACAGCGACCGCGTGCTTTACTAAActtttgaatttttgtttggtgTCTCGTCACGTCGTCACTTGTCACGCACGATCCGGTCCTGTGTGCACgtcctcacaagtcacaacagcCTCGTCATCACCTGCTGCGTGCATGCAAATCCTCATCCATTCCTCGCTAATCCCTCCCCCGGTCTCATTTTAATTTGCTCACACGCGTGACGCATTAGTGTAAAGTTTGTCGGAATTCTAGCATGCCTACTACAGTACTGATTAAAGGTCCAACGACGTGACCAATTAGTTCTGACGACTTctgagaaaataaaaatgatgaTGTGCCAGTAGGCAGTAGCTGCGCGGAGTCACTAACTTGATGCTTCTCTTCCCCTCCTTGTACTGTACCTTTCAACACATGTGCGGTTTATTTTAGTCAACTTTGGGCAGCTAGCAGGCACGGCGTCTTGCCAT encodes the following:
- the LOC117855913 gene encoding transcription factor bHLH162; translation: MEMGAKKSRSSDTATAGRRSSTSNSSGASAVARKEIERRRRQHMKSLCVKLASLIPREHFPRDAMTQVGSLNEAAAYIKKLKERVDELQQKRSSAQLMAAAMRGGGGGSAASTSAATVMSGGGGARSEEAAEEAPVVEVLHRHDDGSSLDVVLVSGVERSFKLHEVVTVLEEEGAEIINANLSVADRKVFHTIHCRAFSPRIGIEVSRVSERLRALI